The segment AACCACGCCCACCATCACCAGGCCCACGAGGAACATCAGCGGGCCCAGCACCCGCCGAACGCCCGTGAAGAAGTGGCCGGAGGCGGTCATGCTGCCGCCGAAGGCGTATACAGCCACGGCGCCCAGCACAAGGTATACCAGCACGCGCGCCCCCACGAAGGCCAGGCTGCGCGGCCACACCCCCCCGGCGTGCCCGTCCCGCGCGACGTACGCGAGGGTCGCCGCACCTGTCGAAAGCTGGCAGGGGGCGGTGGCGGCCAGCAGGCCCAGCAAGAACGGCGTGAGCAGCGAGGCACCCGTCCGTGCTCGCAGGGCCGTGACGGGGCCTGCCAGGGCGGCATTCAGGGTGCCGCTCAGCCGGTACAGGTCGAGGGCCACTTCCCGCAGGACCGGGAAGGCGGCTGGCCACGCGAGGAGGAGCGCGGCGACGAGGGTGCCTGCCGCGGCGAGCTGCCAGCGCGGCGTCACTGGCTCCAAGTCTTTCCCCCGTCCGCCGAGCGGTACACCGCGCCGCTTTCACCGGCGGCATACAGCCTCGTCTCGTCCCGGGGGTCGGTGGTGACCAGCAGCGCGCCTTCAGGCAGCCCCAGGTTCGTCCAGCTCGCGCCCCGGTCCTCCGAACGCGCCACACCGGCGGGACCAGCAAGATAGACGTTCCCGCTCACAGGATGAACGTCGAGGCCGGAACCGGCGGCCCGCGGCGCGGCTCCGGCACGTCGCCAGGTCGTGCCGCCATCCGAAACGGTCAGCCCCTCCCCCATGCTGAGGGCATAAAGCCGTGGGATCTCCCCCAGGCCTGCCGCGAGCGCCATCGCGCCCGCCGTGGCCGGGGAAACGAAGCGCCAGTCCTGCCCGTTCTCGGCGCGGTAGAGGCCCTGCCCGGCGATATTCGCGTACCACACGCTCGGCCGACTCGGCAGGGTCACGAACCCGTGGATGTCCGTGCCCGGCAGATTCCCGAATCCGGTCTCCTGCCAGGTCTGCCCGCCGTCCCGGCTGACCTTCAGCACGTCGTGCCCGGCCATCACCAGGGTGCCGGGCATCGCAGGGACAAGCGACATGGCGTCTCCGGCACCGTTGGCAGCGCCCCAGGTCCTTCCGCCGTCCGCGCTGACCGAAACGCCCGCGTGCTCCCCATACAATAGGCGGCCATCTGGGAGGACCCGCAGGGCGTGGAAGTCGCCGCTCAGCCGCCCCGCGGCCTGAGCCGGAGTGCCCTGCGTCTGCCACCACAGCGCGCCGCCCAGCACGGCCGCGGTCAGCAGGGCCACGGGCAACGCAGCGCGGCACCAATGCCGAGCGTTCGTCGTCATGTCACGCGCTCCCGGCCAGCCCCGGAGCAGACGCAGGGGCCTGGGGCGGCGCGGCGTGTCTGATCCACAGCATCGAGAGCGGGCACGCGGCGGCCAGCAAGAAGGGCAGCGCCGCCACAGGAGTTACGGAGAACACCGTCCAGCACAATGTCACGGCGATGGTGAGGCCCAGGGCGACCTCCCAGTCCAAGCACATTCCCAAAGGTTTCACGGACTTCACCATAGAGAAGGTCTGTTCAGTTTCGGTAAAGCCGGGGGCCAGCCGGAGGACGGAGGCCCGCTCCTCCGGATTCCGGTTCAGCGGTCGGCCCTCCCGGGCGGCTCAGCGGGCTGCACTCGGCTCAGGGGCGTCTTGCCCAGCGCGGTCCGCAAAAAGCTGCTCCACCACCTCTACGCGCACGTCCGCGGAGATGACGCCCCGCCTCCCCAGGGCGGCTTCCAAGTTCGCCTCGACGCTCCCCGGGAGAAAGAGGTGCAGCCGGGCGTTTACCGTGTCGCCCTGGGCTACCGCGCGCTCTTCATGCCAATGACCTGTCCCGTGGCGCTGGCAGCGTCCCTGCACCATGAGTACCCCAGGTCAGCCTGGTCTTCCCGGGCTACTGGGGGTCCTGGGACGACCGAAGGCTCGAGCAACAGCATGTGCGGCTTTGCACAAGTTTTACACACCCGCCCTAGCATGACGTCGGACCTAGGACGGCACGCGAGAACGGCAGGAGCCGGATTGCCTTCACGCCGTCCCGGTTTTCCGGAGGAAGCCATGTCTACTCGTATGCTGCAAGTCGTTCCGCTGTTGGGGTTGTTCCTGGGCGTGTCCACCGCGACCACCCTGGGCGGAGGAGGGGCGCCGAATGTGCGCGGAAGTGTCTGGGTCGCGAATGAGACGACAGGGAGCCTGACGGTGATCGACGCCGCCACCCGGCGCGTCCAGGCCACCCTGAGCGGGGTGCCCTCGCCCCACAACGTTCAGCTCGCTCCCGACGGCAAGAGCGTCTGGGCCGTGCTGGGCGAGCAGGGGCGGGCGGTCAAGATTGACGCGGCCAGCTACCGGCTGCTGGGCAGCGTCCCGACCGGGGCGTCTCCTGCCCACGTCATCGTCAGCCCTGACGGAAAGCGCGCATACGTCACGAATGGCGAGGACGGCACCGTCACCATCATCGACGCCGCCACGCTTCAGCCCCTGGCGACCGTGAAGGTGGGGGCGCACCCGCACGGCCTGCGCCCCAGCCCGGACGGGCGGTGGGTCCTCGTGGCGAACACCGGCGGGAACAGCGTGAGCTGGATCGACGCCCGGACGTCCCGTACGGTCGCGGAGCTTCCGGTCGGCCGCGCCCCGGCGCAGGTCGCGTTTGCGCCGAACGGCCAGACGGCGTATGTCACGCTCCGCGACGAGAACGCGGTGGCCAGGATCGACGTCGCCACCCGGAAGGTCCTCGGGAAGGTGCGGGTGGGTCCCGGGCCGATTCAGCTCACCGTGACCCCGGACAACCGCTTCGTCCTGGCGGCCAACCAGGGCACCCCGGAGCGCCCCGGCCAGACCCTGTCGGTCATCGACGCTGCGAAGTTCAGCGTGGTGGCGGACGTCGCAACCGGTGCGGGTGCCCACGGCGTGACGGTGGACCCCACTGGGCGCTTCGCGTACGTCACCAACACTTACGCCAATACCCTCGCGGTGGTCGACCTGGCGACCCTCCGCACCGTCGCGCGGGTGCCGACCGGTGGGGGGCCGAACGGGGTGAGCTTCTCGACGCTCGCCCCGGCTCCGGGAGGCGTCCGTGACCTGGGCCTGGGTCAGATGGAGATGGCGCCAAGTCCCGGCGGAGAGGAACACGACAGCCACCACTGAAAGGGTGCCCACCGCCAACCCGTTGGTCCGGCCGCCTCGTTGTCTCCCTCCCGGACCCCAGAAACTCCAGGAGAAGCCATGATGCCCTCAAGATCAGGAAACTCCGCGCACTGCAACGCCTCGCCACCCAGGAAGGGCTGTTCGTGATGACGGCCCTCGACCACCGCGGGTCGCGGCAGCGCATGATCGACTCCCAGCACCCGGAGGCGGTGGTCGCCGCCCGCCTTACCGGGTACAAGCTGGACCTCAACCGTGCCCTGGCCCCGGTGTCCAGCACGGTGCTGCTGGACCCAGTCTACGGGGACAGGGCGGCGCAGGACATCGCCTCGGGTGCGTTACCCCGGGACAAGGGCCTGCTGGTCGGCGCGCAGGCCACCAAGTACAACGACGACCACGGAACGCGGCACACCGAGTTCCTCCCAGGCTGGAGCGTGCAGCGTGTCCCCCGGATGGGCGCGGACGCGGCGAAGCTGCTGGTGTCCTCCCGCCCTGGCCGGGAGGACGCGGCGGCGCTCCAGCGGGAGGTGGCCGAGTTTCCCACCGACCCACGCTTCGAGCAGGACGAGGGCCGCATGCGCGAGGCATCCAGCGCCCCACACGCCTTGCCGAGCGCACCGTGGATCCTGCTGTGGGGCGGCGTGCCCTTCGAGGTGCCCGCCTGCCAGGTGCAGATCGCGGCCCAGGACGGCGCGTCCGGCTTCCTGGCAAGACGCGCCGCGTGGCAGGAAACGATGGGTGCCTGGGATGGGCGTGCGCGCCAGCACTGGCTCGGCACAGTGGGGACCGGGCGGGTGCGCCAGCTCGCGGACCTGGCCGGGGCGTTCGGCCGTCCATCGTGGCGCAGGTGGGGGGCTGAGCCCGGCCGCCACGTGAGCGGCGATGAGCCTTGGTACGCCCGCTCCGGGGCCAAGGGCGCGGAAGTAGGTCCTGAACCTGTGGCTCCACACGCCCGACACACCTCGGGAGCCCCGGCAGCTGCTCGCCAGGTGGCCCGGACCTCCGGCCGCACACAGACGGGAAACCCGGTGTTCAGCGCAGCTTCAGCCGCAAGGCCGGGCCAGCTTGGCCCGGCTGCCCAGGCTGGATTCGGATGGCACGCTACCTCTGGTGTTCTGGAAAGGGAGGACAGCATGACTGTATCGACGGGGAAAGTTCGGGTGGCCGTCAACGGTTACGGCGTGATCGGCAAGCGCGTTGCGGACGCGGTCAGCGCGCAGGATGACATGGAACTCGTGGGCGTGGCAGACGTGGTATCGGACTACCGCATTCGTGTGGCGGTCGAGCGCGGGTACCCAGTGTACGCCAGCGTTCCGGAAAGGTCGGGCGAGATGCAGGCCGCCGGGGTGCCCGTGGCCGGAACGCTCCAGGAACTACTGGCGCAGGTGGAGGTGGTGGTGGACTGCGCCCCCAAGAAGGTCGCGGCTGCCAACCAGGCCGCGTACCGGGCGGCGGGCGTCAAGGCGATCTGGCAGGGGGGGGAGAAGCACGAACTGGCGGGGTACTCGTTCGTGGCGCAGGTGAATTACGCGGGGGCGCTGAACCGGGACTCCGCGCGGGTGGTGTCCTGCAACACCACCGCCCTCAGCCGGATCAGCCACGCCCTGCACGGACGCGGCCTGGCCAGACGCGTGCGGGCCGTACTGATGCGGTGCGCGACCGACCCGTGGGAATCGCACCGGAACGGCATGATCAACACGGCCATCCCGGAAACGAAGGTGCCCAGCCATCAGGGCCCGGACGCCCAGACGGTGATCCCGGGGCTGGACATCACCACCCTGGCCGGGGCGGGCCCCTACAACCTCAGCCACCTGCACTTCGCCATGATCGAGACGACGCGCCCGGTGGACGTGGACGAGCTGCGCGCGATTCTTCTGGACACGCCGCGCGTGGCGCTGGTGCGTGCGGCGGATGGCCTGGAGGCGCTCAACAGTGTGATGGAGTTGATGCGCGACCTCCGGCGCCCCCGCGGCGACATGTGGGAGGTGGCGGTGTGGGAGGACGCCCTGGCCAGCGACGGGCGCGAGGTGTACCTCACCTTCCAGGTGCACAACGAGGCCATCGTGATTCCCGAGAACGTGGACTGCATCCGTGCGCTCAGCGGCCTCGAACCCGACGCGGCGGTGTCCATCGCGAAGACCGACGCCAGTCTGGGCATCACCCGCCACTTTCTGCCCTCGACCCGGCCGCCGCACGTGACGCCGGGTGAAGGAACGCCCGCCGGTTTCAAGGGGGCTGAAGAGCCGACGGCCCCGGTGACGGATGAACAGGTCTTGGCAGCGGGGAGGCACCTGAATGCTGGCGATCCCCTACGCGAACGGGACACTGGGTTCTCCATGCTGGAGGTGGGACTTCTGCGACGGCGCTCTGGTTTCGTCTGCTCTCCACGAGTGCGCTCGCTGGGGCCAGCATGAGCGCGCCCGTCACGGGTTCGACGTGGGCTCTGCAACCGATGCCCAGATAAGCCACGTTGCACGAAGTCAAAGCACTTGGGCCGCAAGATCACGGTTCAGGACCAAGCTGCTTATGAGGCGTTGCGCACTCTGCGAATTCAGCAGCAATCGCTGGAATGGAAGGAACCGTGTCAGTCGCCGTTCGTGCCCATGGGGCACGAACCGATCGGTACCGCGGGAAGCCAAGTTGCGCGTTCAGGGCATGGCCGTTGCTGCGGGCATCAACTTGCGGCGCGTGTATGCATGGTGGCAGGGGGTGCCGAGAGCGACCACCCGCACAGCCCAGTTTGCCCGCCTGCCACTCCCCGCCTGACTTCGCCAACGCCTAATCCAGCCGTTACTTCAGGAAGTCCTGCTGGAGGTAGGCCGGGTTCGGGTAGGTGTAAAAGCCCTCACCCGTGGCGATGCCCAGCTTGCCCCGGTCGATGTACTGCTCCTTGAGGTACTGCGCCACCGCCCCGCGCCCCTCGTCGCCCTGAGCCGCCGCCGCCATGTTGATGTTGTACGGCGTCGTCAGGCCGATCACGTCCAGAATGGCAAAGGGTCCCCGTGGCGCACCGGTCGCCACCATCCAGGTCTTGTCCACCGTGTGTGGATCGGCGACCCCCTTCACGACCAGTTCCAGGGCTGCCCCCAGCAGCGGCACCAGCAAGGTATTGAGGATGTACCCTGGCTGCTCCTTGTGCAGCGGCAGCGCGACCATGCCGATGTCTTTGGCGAAAGCCACCACCTGATCGAATACGGCGTCGTCGGTTCTCGGGGTCCGCATGATCTCCGCCGTGTTGTTCACCCAGATCTGGTTGGCAAAGTGCAGGGCCAGGAACCGCTCGGGTCGCCCGGTGGCCTCCATCAGGTTACTGGGCAGCAGGGTCGAGGTGTTGGTCGCGAAGATGGTGTCCAGGTCGGCGATCGCGCCGAGCTTCTGGTAGAAGTCCCGCTTGAGGTCGATGACTTCCGGGATGGCCTCGATCACCAGCTCCACGCCGCGCACCGCCTCGCCCAGGTCGGTGAAAAACGACAGGCGGCCCTGCGCGGCCTGGGTCTGTTCGGGCGTGGCCTGGATGTCCTGCTGATACCGCTCCTGCAAGCCCTGCATCGTGGCCCTGGCCCGGGTGATGGCCTCGTCGTTGATGTCATAGACGCGCACGTCGAAGCCGTGGAAGGCGGTCTGAAAGGCGATTTGCGAACCCAGCACTCCACTGCCACACACCGCGACGGTCCTGATGGTCATGTTCAACACTCCTGGCTGCGGAGCAGCGAAGCAACAGCAGCCTTCCGTTCCGTTGCCTCTAAATCGTACCCCAGGCTCCCGGTCATGGGCCTCCGTCAGGGAAGCGATACCGTGGGCGAAGTCGAAAACAGGTGTGTTGTCGGAGGGTCGAGCTATCGGTCGGGTCCGTCAAACACCGGCCTCACCCAGCTTCCCCCGGACTTCGCCAACGGTATCGGGCAGCTGCGCCAGCTTGCAAAAGGACGAGACAAGAAGGTGGCCTGAGCAAAGCGCGGGAGGACGAGGACTGGCCGCGCTTTGCTGAGGCCGCTGCGCGTCCCAGGTCCAGGCGGGTGGTCATGTCGAGGCGAAAGATGCCATCCGGGTTGACGTGCTGATAGATCAGCGGCGTGCGCGCCCGCCAGTCGTACCGCTCGAACTGCGTGACCTTAACGCCCACCTGACGGGCGACGAACGCCACGGCGGCGTGGGGGACGTCCCTCGTGCGGGCCGGGAATCGGCCCTCGTGCTGGAAGGCCTTGAGCATCACCGCAAGGCCAAGGCGATTGGCCTCATGGCTGCCCGCGAGGAGAGCCTGCTCGGCAGGAAGGAGGGTCCAGTCGTCGATCAAGTCCTCAACGGTCCAGTGCTGCTGCATGGAGTCTCCTTGCAGGAGGGGTCACCCCAGGAATGGCGTGAAAACCAACGCTGGGCCAGAGTCAACGTGACATAGGCTCGTGGCAGGGTACCAGCCATGAACCAGGGTCTGCACTGGGGAAAGCCCCCTGACCGTTTAGCTTAGACCTTCCCGGAACGCCACGCCTTTGCCAGCCTCAGCTACAGTTTCTCCGCATGTTCAAATCCTGGTTGCCATCCTCATGACATCTGTACGTCTGTACAGATACCTTACAAGTGTATGCGTCCAGTGTCCTCAGCCATCGGTCTTTCCAGGACGCCGATCCTCACTTCCCGCGCCGTTCTCCGTCCTGGCCCTGGTGCCCGATGGGGTTCCCTGCACGGTCTGCTGAAGTGCACTGGAGCAGGCGAAGCTTCGAGGACTACACGCCCGGGAAGCACACCTTGAGGGCTGAGGTTCAAGGGGCCGCAGTCCACTCCGCTCCGGCCCTGCTGACGAAGGGGGCAGAGGCCTGCCCCTGGCCACTGGAAGGGCGCAACCCGTGAATTCGACTTCCCCTTCCCCTGGCCCTCACGCCCCGGTGACCCTGTGGCGACGCCTGCTGCCGCCCGTGCTCGCGGCTGCCCTCGCGGTGGTCCTGGGCGTGGCCCTGCTCAACCCAGCGCGCGGCACAACCAGCGGCGGCCCGCTCGTCGGAAAGCCAGCCCCCGCCTTCGCCCTCCAGAGCCTAGACGGTGCGCCGGTTGGGTTGGCGGACCTGCGTGGTCGGCCCGTCGTGCTGAACTTCTGGGCGTCGTGGTGTACCCCGTGCCGCGAGGAAGCGCCCCTGTTCCGTGAACTCAGCGAACGGCAGGAGGCCAGCCAGGGCCTCGCCGTGATCGGCATCCTCTTCCAGGAGACCAAAGAACAGAACGCCCGCGACTTCATTCGTGAATTCGCCCTCGCGTATCCCAGCCTGCGTGACCCCCAGTCCAGAACCGCGATCAACTACGGCGTAGGCGGCATTCCCGAGACGTTCTTCATCGACAGGGCAGGCGTGGTTCAGCACCTGGACCGGGGCGGCCTGAACCGCGAGCGGCTGAACGTCGGGCTGGACAAGATCGGGGTGGGCAGGCTGTGAGCGATGGCCTGGGCCCGGCCGCCCCCCTGGCGGGCAGGAGAGCAATCTCGTGTCCTGGACAGCTTTCCCGAACTGTGTCTCCGACCTGACGCCCGGGCTGCTCGCGGGTCTCGCCCCGCCTGCCCCGGCCGAGGACCTCCGGGCCCTGACCGCGGCGCTGAACAGCCCGCCTCCCAACGACGTCCATCAGGTGCTCGCCACCCACAACGGGCAACGGGCCGGGCACCGCCTGCTGTTTGGCCTGAAACCGATGAGTGCGCACGGCATCACCCACCATCGCCAGAGCGTCGCCCGCCTCCTGGAACGTGAGGGGCCTGTGCCGGTGACGAATCTGGACGGGCGCGCGCAGGCGTACGAACCGAATCCGCACCACGTCCCGCTGTTCACGGACAACACCGGGAATTTTCCCGGCTTCTCTCTGGCCCCAGTGGCGTCGGGCGTGTGGGGCCAGGTCGTCGTCTTCGGACTGGACATCCCCTGTCCCCGGGTGGTCGCCAACTCGTTTCACACGCTTTTTGAGGAGCTGAGCGCCGAACTCCGGCAGGGGAACTTTCTGATCCAGGAAGTGGGAGGGTACGTCTCCATGAAGCCTGGGAACGGCTCGGCCCTGTCACAGATCCTGCCGTAAGTGTGGGGGAGGTGGACTCGCCCACCAGCCCTGCTCCGGTCCTTGCCCCAGGCGGATGCACGCTCCCCAAGGTTTCAACGGCCGTCCGGGTGTGTCTGAGGACCAACGCCCTCTCCTGGGCGAGACTGATCGTGCTCCCTTCTTGCCGGGCGATACCCCGTCCACGTGATGCCCGACTCAACCTGAGCCTTCCATTCAGCGGGCAGGACCCGCCGGTGTGACGTCCCCGGTCGGCGCCTCCTGGAGAGGCGGAGCATCCAGCCGCCGGTCCCAGGCGCTGAGCAGACCGAGCAGGAGCAAGGCCAGCAGCAACCCCAGGGCGGCACGCCTTCCAGTGGAGGTGTTGGACTGAGGCATGGGTGTCCCCCTCAAGGCGTGCCGTCAGGGTGAGAAGAACCCTGGCACGCCGACAGCGCGCCCCGATGGCGAGAATTGGTAGCGCAGCAGGCGGTGCAGCCGCCGCAGCGCTGGGACCTGCCGCAGCACCCGACAAGCGGTCCGCTCCACCCTGGGCAGCCGCGCGAATCCCGGGAGACCCAGCAGGCCAACGTCGTCAAGGAGGTGGAAGCCTGGCCTCCAGGCTTCCACCTCCCGGGGGTTTTCCAGGCCCCAGCGCAAGGTGGCGCCGGACGCGTGTAGGGCCGGGTGCCGCGCGCCCCAGCCCACCCCCAGCGGGCTGAGGGCGTCGAACACCAGCTCCCCCGAAGGAAACGCCCCACCCAGCCGCGTGAGCAGCGCGCGCACCTCGGCCTCCGGCAGGTACATCAACAACCCCTCCGCGACCACCAGCACCGGGCGATCTGCGGGGACCGACCGCAGCCACCCTGCGTCCGTCACCGAGGCGGTGATCATCTGGTAGCTCGGTCCCTCCTCGCGGGGGTAGGCGACCCGACGCAGCGCGATCACGTCCGGCAGATCGAGGTCGAACCAGCGCACGCCGGGAGGGGGGTTTACCCGGTCCACCCGCCCGTCCAGACCGCAGCCCAGATGAAGCACAGTGGCCGCCGGGTGCCGCGCGAGGAAGGCCATCGTCCACCCGTCGAGGTGCCGGGCACGCAGGGCCAGCCCGAAGGCGTCGCCGCGCGGGGCAGGCAGGGGCGGGGCGGCCTGCCCCAGACGAAGCAACGCCTGGGCCGCCGTCTCGTCGCGTAGGATCGGGTCGGGCCACGCATTCTGACGCGCCCTGACGACGAGCGGGATCAGCAAGGTCGCCTGCTCCGGGGTCAGCCAGACCGGCCTGCTCAGCGCCACAGCGCCCACCCCAGGATGGCGAGACCCGCGAGCACCCGGTACACCGCGAAGGCCCGGAAGTTGTGCCGGGAGACATAGCGCAGCAGCCAGCCCACGGCCAGCAGCGCCGTGACAAAGGACACGGCCAGCCCGACAGCGAGTGGACCGAGCTGCGCCGCGCCCAGCACCTCCCGGCCCTTGACCAGGGCATACAGGGTCGCCAGGCCGAGGGTCGGGATCGACAGGTAGAACGAGAAGGCCGTGGCGGTCGGCCGGTCGAGGCCGGTGAGCAGGCCGCCGATGATGCTCGACGCGCTGCGCGAGACGCCCGGCACCAGGGCAAGACACTGCGCGCACCCCACCACCAGGGCCTGACGCTGGCTCACCTGGGTCAGGCCCTGCGTGGTGGCCGCCACAGGCCGCCCTTCGATCACCCACAGCGCGATGCCTCCAAGAATCAGGGAGATCGCCACGGTGACCGGGGAGAAGAGGTAACGGGTGATCAGGTCACTGAACAGGAAGCCCAGGACCGCCGCTGGCACAAAGGCCAGGGCGACGCCCAGCCATAAGCGGCGCGCGTCCACGCTTGTGGGCAGGGCGCGGGCCTGGCCGACCAGATCGCGCCAGTAGTACACGATCACTGCCAGGACCGCCCCAAGCTGAATGACGATCTCGAAGGTGCCACCCGAGTTACGAAACCCCAGCAGGTCGGCGGTGACGATCAGGTGGCCGGTGGAGGACACTGGCAGGAACTCGGTGATGCCCTCGACCAGACCCAGGAGGGCGGCTGCGATGGTGTCGTTCAAGAGAAGTCCTTGGGAAAAGACGAGGGCGGAACGGTCGCCTGATGCGGCCCCGTCCTCACATGACCCGGGCATGCGCCAGCATGTCCGCAATCAGCCGCGTGGTGTGGTCGTTCGCCAGCCGGTAATACGCGATCCGCCCCACCTTCCTGAAGGTCACCAGGCCCAACGCGCGCAGGTGGCGCAGCTGGTGACTCATGGTGGACTCGTTGATGCCCGCGATCACCGCCAAGTCGCACACGCACAGCTCCTCCAGGGCGAGGGCCGAGAGGATACGCAGCCGAGTGGGGTCCGACACCACCTTGGTCAGGCTGGTCGCACGCTCGATCAGCGCGTCATCCGGCAGGGCCGCCTCCACCCGCGCCACCGCCTCCGGGTGGACACAGTGGACCTCGCAGTCCGCGGCGCGGTCAGTCTTCACGTCAGGGGTCGTGGTCATACTCCATTCTCCCGCAGAGCGGCCTCCAGCAGGGGGCGCTGGTCGTCGAAGGTGCCGTAGAAGGCCTGCTCGCCGATCACGGTCACCGGGGCGATGCGGACGTTCGCCCGAGCCTGCATCTCCGCCAGGGCAGCGGGGTCCTCGCGGACGTTCTTCTCGGTGAACGGCACGCCACGGCTTCCCAGGAAGCGTTTGACGGCCTCGCACGACGAGCAGTTGGGGACGGTGTAGACGGTCACGGTCGGGGGCATGGGACACCTCGGAAGGAAAGGAAGTGAGGGAGCAGGGAGGGCGTGTCCGGCATCAAGCCTCCGACCGGGCATGTTCCGCCGCCTCGGCCGCTTCGGACAGGATCTCCCGGCCCCCGTTGGCGGCAATGGCCGACACGACCAGGCCGAGGATCAGGTCCGGCAGATTCGAGTCCCACCACAGCACCAGCGCTCCGGACAACACGATGGCCAGGTTCACGAGCGAGTCGTTGCTGGTGAAGATGGCCGACGCCTTGAAGTTGACGTCCTCGCCCTGGTGGCGCTTCAGGAGGTGCAAGCAGACCAGGTTCAGCGCCGCGTTGACGGCGGCCATGGCCATCATCGCGGGGCCGATGGGCTCCTCACCCCCGAAGAACCGGCGCAGCACCTCCACCAACAGCAGCACCGCGAGGCCGATCAGGAGCCAGCCCGACAGGCGGGCGGCGCGGACCTTGATGGTGGCGGCGCGGCCCACCGCGTAGAGGCTGACGCCGTAGACAGACGCATCGGCCAGGTTGTCGAGGGCCGCGCCGATCAGGGCTGTGGAGGACGCCCAGACGCCGACACCCGCGCCCGCCAGGGCTTGCCCGAGGTTGATCAGCAGCACCAGCCACAGGATGCGGCGGTCGGCCGCTTGGCTGGCGTCGAGGTGATGTGCGTCGTCGTCTGTCCGGGAGTCACTCACTGGAGATCACCTTTCTGATGGCAAGCGTTGAGGGTGAAGGCGCTGTGGGTTGCGAAGGTCATACCTGTACCGGGGAGGGGGGCGTGGTCGTTGCTGTGAAGGCGAGGGCTGTGGTGGGCAGCCGCTCACGCGCCGGGCTTGAAGCGCAGCAGGCGCAGGGCGTTGG is part of the Deinococcus sp. YIM 134068 genome and harbors:
- a CDS encoding undecaprenyl-diphosphate phosphatase — translated: MNDTIAAALLGLVEGITEFLPVSSTGHLIVTADLLGFRNSGGTFEIVIQLGAVLAVIVYYWRDLVGQARALPTSVDARRLWLGVALAFVPAAVLGFLFSDLITRYLFSPVTVAISLILGGIALWVIEGRPVAATTQGLTQVSQRQALVVGCAQCLALVPGVSRSASSIIGGLLTGLDRPTATAFSFYLSIPTLGLATLYALVKGREVLGAAQLGPLAVGLAVSFVTALLAVGWLLRYVSRHNFRAFAVYRVLAGLAILGWALWR
- a CDS encoding ArsR/SmtB family transcription factor, which codes for MTTTPDVKTDRAADCEVHCVHPEAVARVEAALPDDALIERATSLTKVVSDPTRLRILSALALEELCVCDLAVIAGINESTMSHQLRHLRALGLVTFRKVGRIAYYRLANDHTTRLIADMLAHARVM
- a CDS encoding glutaredoxin family protein, with product MPPTVTVYTVPNCSSCEAVKRFLGSRGVPFTEKNVREDPAALAEMQARANVRIAPVTVIGEQAFYGTFDDQRPLLEAALRENGV
- a CDS encoding cation transporter — encoded protein: MSDSRTDDDAHHLDASQAADRRILWLVLLINLGQALAGAGVGVWASSTALIGAALDNLADASVYGVSLYAVGRAATIKVRAARLSGWLLIGLAVLLLVEVLRRFFGGEEPIGPAMMAMAAVNAALNLVCLHLLKRHQGEDVNFKASAIFTSNDSLVNLAIVLSGALVLWWDSNLPDLILGLVVSAIAANGGREILSEAAEAAEHARSEA